In the Malaclemys terrapin pileata isolate rMalTer1 chromosome 3, rMalTer1.hap1, whole genome shotgun sequence genome, TCTGTATGTTTCCTATTGTTCACAGTGGCCTATTCTAGGGCCTAGAGAGTTTCTAAGTCAACCAGCGatacagaaaaatacaaaataaaattatccAATCAGTGCTAAATATATCTAGTGTTTATAGTGCAATGTATTGTAATTTTGTCAGAAATACTATATAATAATGttatatttaacaaaaataatgctATATAACACACAGAATAGTTGATTAAGcaaaatttcccttttttattcagcctcattaaaaaaaaaagatattcacTGACACTATAaatcagaacatttaaaaaaaaagaaatggactTCTAAAAATAACTCAACATGATTTTCATTAGGATTCAAAGTATACAGCTATAAAAGTCTGGGAGATTATttgaaaggaaaaacaacaaaacagacaGAGGAAGACGGTGACTTGGAATCAGAACTTAGCAGTACAAGATACATTTTTATTCAGAAAACAAACTCATTGTTGAGCAATCAAGGTGGAGGATTTTACAGCTCACAATCACTTTCATTGCTTTTCGAAACCAAGGATAAAAGAGAGAGTAAATCAAAGGATTAATGGCAGAGTTGGAATAAGCAAACCAAGCTACAATGTCAAAGACAAGGGGTGGAATTATGAAGTTGAGGAAAGCATTAATTATTACAGTTATAAAAAAAGGTAACCAGAATACCAAGAAAGCAATCACAGGTATACCCAGGGTTTTAGCAGCTTTCCTCTCTCTTCTGCCAACTCTGTCACTGTAATTATCAGATGACTGGGTGTTGTTGCTCATCATCTCTATCATTCTAGCTTGTCGTTTAGCCACAGCAAGGATCTTGCTGTAAAGTACTATCACTGTAAAGAAAGGTATGAAATAAAGGAGCGAGGATACAACCACCTGCATTTTATTTAACATAATCTGACACCCCCCTTCACAGGAGAGGGCATTTACTAATTCTTGTAGCCCTTCTTCATTAGCCCCAATGAAGACAACATAAACACTGTATACTAATGAAAATGTCCACGCAACACCTATGAACACGCCTGAAACCGGCACTGTGAACTTAACTGGATAAATTAAAGGGTCAGTGACAGCAACATATCGATCAACAGAGATGAAACACAAGTGAAATACTGATGCTAGGCAGAAAGATGCATCTAAACAACTGTTAAATCTACAGAATGTTTCCCCAAAATACCAACAGGTTTCAACAGATCTTACAGTTCTGAAGGGCAGCACAGTCAGACCCAAACCAAAGTCAGCACATGCCAAGGAGGCGATCAAAAAATTTGTAGGAGAGTGAAGCTGCTTGAAATAAGCAATTGAAATGATTACCAGTAGGTTTCCAGCCACAGTGAGAATCGTCAGCAAACCAAGCACAATATACAAGGTTACTCGGAGTCCAGAAGACAATGGTGTTTTATAGCAAGATTCATTCATATTTTCAAAGCAGTACTGCAAATCTTCCTTATCAAAAAACGTTGAGTTCATTATTTCCCTCAAAGTCTTATTTTTGAATCCCTGAAGTGATGTTTATGATCTAGGAAAGGGATAATATGCTCCTGTTTGCAACTTctcctggaaaaaataaatatgcatgtTAATAGAATAACTCCACGAACTTAGTTTAACACAGAAATTATGATGAattcagaaagttaaaaaaaatgtaaaaatgtaagaTCTCAGTAGCAGCAGATTTTCCCTAGtggtttaaaataagaaaaaataaattattgtgGTTATTGTGTTTGGATTCAATAGTAGGAGTCATTCTTACTTGATTTCTGCCTGCTAATGCCTCATCTTCTGAGAAACTCCCTTTCATAAATTGATTTGAATTGAGGTATGAATACTAGAAAAGGCTTGCAATTTATATTAGTGTTTTCTCCCCTGAGCTCTTGTGTCAGAGTTAATGACAAAGCCTGTTCACTCTtttcccaaagcaaaaacaatataTCTGAATCAGACTCACTGAACTTTCCAAATAATGAAGTCCCTGTGATGGAGGGTGGGAACAATAAGTTGAAAATGAGGTGTAAAAAGTTTTGTTAAATTGTTTGTGCAGAAAAACAATAATTTACTATCACACTTTCCAGTATCTCTGGAATATCTGGCAGAAAACAGGAAATTTCCTTTCCACCCATATTTAAGTCAGGactgatctacactagaaaattaggtcagtataaggTGCTGCTCAGACGtgtaaaaaaatccacaccccgagcGGAGTCGTTAATCCGACCTAAATCCCCATATAGACAGCACTAgagtgacagaagaattcttccattggcctATCTACCACCTCTCCCACCCTGATGTGAGCACCCCTTTCCTCAATGTAGACAGGCTTTACACCTaagagctatgctgctgtagtgttttgcTTTTCTTACATAAGTAGCCCCACTGAGTTTAATAATCCTACTATCTACAAACCCAGTAAACTCTCATGGCCTTTTTTAGTAACATTTAGGGCTATATCTTCCACtcccttacaccagttttatgccagtCAGCAGTGTAATGCCATTGCATAAAATTGGTGTGACAatgtgaagaatcaggcccttaaattcTCATATGTGTCATTACCAGTAATTATTGGTAACCAGACCCTGTTACTTCTGTCTCTCCAGATATGTGAGTAATTAGGTGGCATCTGATCTATCTGAATCattatacatttattttcactgttaccagagcaAGGAGATTCTTTAGCTTTCCTGTAATCAAGTTTCTCTTGCTCCAGCCACACAATAAACATTAAAGAATACAGCTTGTTCTGGAAGGCACTATAGTCAAAATATCAGGTTACACTCAAGAGCCTGGATTTTTTTCAGGCATGTGTTACAATGTTCAAATGAAGTTTTTTATTGTTAACATATCAACACAATATTGCAGCCCATTCTTCCAACACCATCAGCAACTCTTTGCCAATGAGCTTCCCAGCCGATGAGAAATCAGGATGCAAAATCAGGGTATATTCTAAGTGTAATTTACTTTATTATAGGTGGTGCAGGTAGTTACATCTGTGTTAACATTGCCTGATGCTTCCTATTATAAGACCCCTCTACAGTTGCTCATAATTTTGCTAAAATAacagtttgggctgaaattttccatgcttccAGCTtaaattgattgattgattaattgattgattggaaaatttcagcaaaaatggttctgCTGTTTTTCAGAAGTAaattaggggaaaatatgttgtttcatccatgttaaaaaaattgttaacTGTTTCATTGAGAAATTCTAGCATTTTCATGTTTTAAGCAGGAACTTGAAATCTGGCAGTGGGTGGGGTGATGTCCTTTTGCCATGAAAATCtccatgaaaatccacccaaatttggccaagttacaagcctttgaaaatctcagttcacacataTTCAGTTGAGACTTGTTAGTTTGGCAGTTAActtctgaagattccatctgcagtGGGCTATTTGCTGACTAGACTTCACTTGTGACATTCTCAAAGAATGATCGAGCATGCTCAAGTTAAGTGCGGCAAGGGCTCAGAAGCACTTCCCCAGAAATTGTTCCTCACAGCTGCCACTGGCAGCTGTGGCACAAgacactggaactgagagcagggaaacTTCCTTTCATGTATTCTCAATGGTCCCCATGCTGGTGCCTAGACAGCAACGAGGAGAAGTGGGAAGGAAGGTACCTGACTAGAGAAGTAGATTCTGTTCCTGCCTCTACttacagagttcctatgtgacattgggcaaatcacttaaaccaaacttttcacactAACTGTGTGGTCCTccttttctgggtgcccaacttgagagacTCAAGTCTGATTTTCACTAGTGCTGATAACTCACAGCAGTGGTTGTCTTCAATGAGAGCTCTGGTCTGAATAAAtgaagtgctataaaatgctaagGTCTCTACAAACTCAGGCCACAGGTATGCCAAATAGAATACAGGCTGGAGTATTCAAAGATAGATAAGTAGGGTTTTGTGCACATTATCAGTATAATTTATCTACCATATAGGCAGCATTTATGCCAAACACTATACTT is a window encoding:
- the LOC128834614 gene encoding trace amine-associated receptor 9-like, whose translation is MNSTFFDKEDLQYCFENMNESCYKTPLSSGLRVTLYIVLGLLTILTVAGNLLVIISIAYFKQLHSPTNFLIASLACADFGLGLTVLPFRTVRSVETCWYFGETFCRFNSCLDASFCLASVFHLCFISVDRYVAVTDPLIYPVKFTVPVSGVFIGVAWTFSLVYSVYVVFIGANEEGLQELVNALSCEGGCQIMLNKMQVVVSSLLYFIPFFTVIVLYSKILAVAKRQARMIEMMSNNTQSSDNYSDRVGRRERKAAKTLGIPVIAFLVFWLPFFITVIINAFLNFIIPPLVFDIVAWFAYSNSAINPLIYSLFYPWFRKAMKVIVSCKILHLDCSTMSLFSE